In the genome of bacterium, the window ATACGCTCAACATCTCTCGACGTAAACATTCTTAACATCAAGTGTGACGAGGTCATTCTCGGTTTCCCACTCTGCTTTGAATGTTACAACTTGTTAAAGGGACTTACAGAGAAGCCAGCAGAAGAAAGGAATGAAAAGGAGTTAATTGTAAATTAAAGATAGAAAGAAAGGAGGAAATATGTGGAAAAAGGGAAAGTGGCAGGAAAAGCTGAATAAACACCGATATGTAATAGACAAGGTTGATTATAAGATTGTTGATTTGCTCGCAGAAAGAATGCAAGCCAGCGAAAAAATTGGAGAAATTAAAGCCGAACTGGGCTTGCCCATATATGTGCCGGAAAGAGAAGCTGAGGTTATAAGAAAGAGACAAATTGTAGGAGGAATATACTCCCTCGATGAGGAATTCGTGAAAATTCTCTTTAAACTGATTATGGATGAGAGCAAAAAGAGGCAGAGAGAATTAATCGAAGTATCAGAAAGGAGAAATTATGCAATATCCGCCTAATTTGATCGGCTTTTTGAAATCTCTTGCTGATACTCTTATAGGAAAAAAGCCGAAGCCTAGAATTCCAAAAGAGGAAGGTACTATCTGGAATCCTAAGGATTATATTTATTACGATCTTGACAAGGAGATATAAAAATGGATAACGCAGTCAAAACAATACTTATTATTCTTGCTGTTGTCGCTGGCATTCTCTTGCTAGGACTGCTTATAGGATTCATTTATCTCCTGTTTCAGGTTGGTATAACAATACTGCCTGTATGCATATTCAGCATA includes:
- a CDS encoding chorismate mutase, with amino-acid sequence MWKKGKWQEKLNKHRYVIDKVDYKIVDLLAERMQASEKIGEIKAELGLPIYVPEREAEVIRKRQIVGGIYSLDEEFVKILFKLIMDESKKRQRELIEVSERRNYAISA